In Pseudomonas asiatica, the following are encoded in one genomic region:
- the paaY gene encoding phenylacetic acid degradation protein PaaY: MPCYRLDGLTPVVHPTAYVHPSAVLIGDVIVGPRCYVGPLASLRGDFGRIVLEEGANLQDTCVMHGFPGGDTVVERNGHVGHGAVLHGCRVGEDALIGMNAVVMDGAHVAPRCIVAATAFVKAGFECAAQSLVMGSPAQVKRPLTEQELAWKQRGTAEYQHLAQRCMNSMVECSPLTEVEPERPRMEDTGVRPKGQASA; the protein is encoded by the coding sequence ATGCCTTGCTATCGACTGGACGGCCTGACGCCCGTGGTTCATCCGACAGCCTACGTGCACCCCAGCGCCGTGCTGATTGGTGATGTCATCGTCGGCCCTCGTTGCTACGTCGGCCCACTGGCGTCACTAAGGGGGGATTTCGGCCGTATCGTGCTGGAGGAGGGTGCCAACCTGCAGGACACCTGCGTGATGCATGGTTTCCCGGGTGGCGATACGGTGGTCGAACGCAACGGGCATGTCGGGCATGGCGCCGTGCTGCACGGCTGCCGCGTGGGCGAAGACGCCTTGATCGGCATGAACGCGGTGGTGATGGATGGCGCCCATGTGGCACCGCGCTGCATCGTCGCGGCCACGGCATTCGTCAAGGCGGGTTTCGAATGTGCGGCACAAAGCCTGGTGATGGGCTCGCCAGCTCAGGTCAAGCGCCCACTGACCGAACAGGAACTGGCCTGGAAGCAACGCGGCACGGCGGAGTACCAGCACCTGGCGCAACGCTGCATGAACAGCATGGTCGAATGCTCGCCACTGACCGAGGTCGAGCCCGAGCGCCCACGCATGGAAGACACCGGCGTCAGGCCCAAAGGCCAGGCATCGGCATGA
- the paaG gene encoding 2-(1,2-epoxy-1,2-dihydrophenyl)acetyl-CoA isomerase PaaG, which produces MTFQHILFSIEDGVALLSLNRPEQLNSFNTAMHLEVREALKQVRQSSEARVLLLTAEGRGFCAGQDLSDRNVAPGAEMPDLGESIDKFYNPLVRTLRDLPLPVICAVNGVAAGAGANIPLACDLVLAARSASFIQAFCKIGLVPDSGGTWLLPRLVGMARAKALAMLGERLGAEQAQQWGLIHRVVDDAALRDEALTLARQLATQPTYGLALIKRSLNASFDNGFDEQLELERDLQRLAGRSEDYREGVSAFMNKRTPAFKGR; this is translated from the coding sequence ATGACTTTCCAGCACATCCTGTTTTCCATCGAGGACGGCGTCGCCCTCCTCTCGTTGAATCGCCCCGAGCAGCTGAACAGCTTCAATACCGCCATGCACCTGGAAGTGCGCGAGGCGCTCAAGCAAGTACGCCAGAGCAGCGAAGCCCGGGTGTTGTTGCTGACTGCCGAAGGCCGGGGTTTCTGCGCCGGCCAGGACCTGTCCGATCGCAACGTCGCCCCGGGTGCCGAGATGCCGGACCTGGGCGAATCGATCGACAAGTTCTACAACCCGCTGGTGCGCACCCTGCGCGACCTGCCGCTGCCGGTGATCTGTGCGGTGAACGGCGTGGCAGCCGGCGCCGGTGCCAACATCCCGCTGGCCTGCGACCTGGTGCTGGCGGCACGCTCGGCCAGCTTCATCCAGGCCTTCTGCAAGATCGGCCTGGTACCCGATTCCGGCGGCACCTGGCTGCTGCCGCGCCTGGTCGGCATGGCACGGGCCAAGGCTCTGGCCATGCTGGGCGAGCGCCTGGGCGCCGAACAGGCCCAGCAATGGGGGCTGATCCACCGCGTGGTGGACGATGCCGCGCTGCGCGACGAAGCCCTCACCCTCGCCCGCCAGCTCGCCACCCAGCCCACTTACGGCCTGGCCCTGATCAAGCGCAGCCTGAACGCCAGTTTCGACAACGGTTTCGATGAACAGCTGGAGCTGGAGCGCGACCTGCAGCGCCTGGCCGGGCGCAGCGAGGACTATCGCGAAGGCGTGAGTGCCTTCATGAACAAGCGCACGCCGGCATTCAAGGGGCGTTGA
- the paaF gene encoding 2,3-dehydroadipyl-CoA hydratase PaaF, giving the protein MPRYLDVQAPEHGVQLITLQRPEALNALCTELLAELAAALEAAGKDEQTRAVVITGSRKAFAAGADIREMAERDLVGILNDPRVAHWQSIAAFAKPLIAAVNGYALGGGCELVMCADIVIAGSDARFGQPEINLGIIPGAGGTQRLLRAVGKPLAMQMVLTGEAITAPHALQAGLISEITQPELTVERALHIARSIAAKAPLAVRLAKEALLKAGDTDLASGLRFERHAFTLLAGTADRDEGIRAFQEKRQARFQGR; this is encoded by the coding sequence ATGCCGCGATATCTCGATGTGCAGGCGCCTGAACACGGCGTCCAGCTCATTACCCTGCAACGGCCCGAGGCGCTCAACGCCCTGTGCACCGAGCTACTGGCAGAGCTGGCCGCTGCGCTGGAAGCGGCCGGGAAAGACGAACAGACCCGCGCGGTGGTCATCACCGGCAGCCGCAAGGCATTCGCCGCAGGCGCCGATATCCGCGAGATGGCCGAGCGCGACCTGGTCGGCATCCTCAACGACCCCCGGGTGGCCCACTGGCAAAGCATCGCCGCCTTCGCCAAGCCACTGATCGCCGCCGTCAACGGCTACGCCCTGGGTGGCGGCTGCGAACTGGTGATGTGTGCCGACATCGTCATCGCCGGCAGCGACGCCCGTTTCGGCCAGCCGGAAATCAACCTCGGCATCATCCCCGGTGCCGGTGGCACCCAACGCCTGCTGCGGGCAGTAGGCAAGCCGCTGGCCATGCAAATGGTGCTGACCGGTGAAGCCATCACCGCCCCTCATGCATTGCAGGCCGGGCTGATCAGCGAAATCACCCAGCCGGAACTCACCGTAGAACGCGCCCTGCACATCGCCCGCAGCATCGCCGCCAAGGCCCCGCTGGCAGTGCGCCTGGCCAAGGAAGCGTTGCTCAAGGCCGGCGATACCGACCTGGCCAGCGGCCTGCGTTTCGAACGCCATGCCTTCACCTTGCTGGCCGGCACCGCCGACCGCGACGAAGGTATCCGTGCCTTCCAGGAAAAACGCCAGGCCCGCTTCCAGGGCCGCTGA